One genomic window of Cannabis sativa cultivar Pink pepper isolate KNU-18-1 chromosome 2, ASM2916894v1, whole genome shotgun sequence includes the following:
- the LOC115720896 gene encoding uncharacterized protein LOC115720896 isoform X2, whose amino-acid sequence MKGNDDGKDCETVKISRVVIFLNDWVQSLLIPSGKRIKNDEEKEKPHGQVETCLDFRCWKVFKFCLEQSLKLHIPLNFSRNLLRSFSFFANDTLSLINNVSSSLIGSYFVGEGFELHKDVLDCVLLLFSSHGGLSNENLELWLSTVVTVLELVHKIFAENLVTGDAGVYVLRFSCLIFEPFAKFLRAHPCKKNAFSDFIDKLLEPLLHLLGILHSEMDECCLDWKRNLLKLVEDILSHGLFHPVHIDGFLCLRGSEKYAADHSEAKTDTKTVIMSYHRHLFTKLEEVMATKKELATSSIGRLFRLLVDRIKNPKGALVISENTTMAEKTECSTQLEGNMLGDTSTAFSQSSTVLEQSNCSTFITAEKRKSLLNFFVCVMEPLLLEINGHHQSKQGGESVFSDALCTLKSINSLLASFMHEKVYLRTEDASEGACLNFLKNVYDTVTLLSSNLIKSYKFDVDNRKEGEMLALLAEEVLVAVGYILEIEYNVMGDDLVGLWLMMFSYLVLGFSLTNVADQFPLFNKTSHLGCQLINLYSQLRQVNNAIFTMSKAIRLLALHDGDEEVNYTRFLTPQHNEGHAKSVGMLLCSHEFKYAIHRALKTMPEGQASACLQHLIKDISESLKWIKTDDLVVRKKKSVKPDSQNSFELRAELLGRGLSEVYALVLNSLPVTTGNSKLVGASVKDLITVLCPYMSNLVGLQPDAANKFLSSVTGISVDFDLAGNNADLQSIKYSTHWIFVFFFQLFMSCRILYRQAASFMPPDSSRKMSAAMGDSFMALSGGDWMNRTDWMSDVYFSCFLQPSAPLLTVIQAISNIFVPGAEDYSPLIYVMHAMALQRLVDLNRQIKAHEYLLQNNNNLVQIGLLDDGDLSRYKKRNKKLEKCISTLMQEAEGLTGFMMEHLSLVSNSQQPSFASDDTTCKEKSARESGEWDFSVTSVNKNSLPTAVWWILCQNIDLWCTYATKKKLKMYLTVLIQTSILCGRNSFGRVREHRSDKNNQLNRVTVWQISLELFNNSILYEQRFVRRHLASRFCHALEKFALPSNCISSGNVDFMSPPNWSDVLSDLEKSSAIVLGNKHVPYCQDSAKKPYTRSSAKLCSGNGNDLSTFPLLSTEFAVSQSLLNLIGWIPKEYFNSKSFSILMTSILNLERLVIGTLLDREGSSNSQNGYELFRLFLCCRKVLKSIVMASCEGKTESNQTSLCLMYSGKSLPVLWLFKSLYVVVGIQESLSKKNDSLQVDDMIFSLLDHTLYVFLTLNKYHFNKTIKNAQNSCEEQQNAGVDCEQSDLVEPDQPLTSDYTQAWKSVFCVAKSFREQMQDGLTSLKSLISDQKGAFNAEVVDISRYSTIMTCFSGFLWGLASIMNQTDVRSAYLKEILSGRDNGESEINLCITVFVEFSSLLVGMLVINDAQYFEKANNNSDLLGEKELLAKTNVGKNDISCDKQCESSGDVMTCLESQDIDANSGIGSVRKKKKLRSKALNFTASFLTEVDSLDRLPLNKSFLRSMVTGDCTEAAYLLRQLLIASSAILRLNLHIDCAPLSASLMKILTGISQFLLSELVDTIHVPRPLSFVWLDGTVKYIEEIGNHFPMTDPTLSRSLYVKMVELQLRAIGKCITYQGKRATLASHETESNTKLLYDYSRLSEASLPRKPCGFDEFKSRLRSSFTVFIQKPSELHLLSAIQAIERALVGVQERSTMIYDIQTGSANGGKVSSIVAAGVDCLDLVLEFVSGRKRLNLVKRHIQSLLASVFNIILHLQSPLIFSERLIGDTNPDPGAVILMCVEVLIRISGKHALFQMEAWHLAQSLRIPGALFQNFHQLKRSKSSVRNTPSNNSDNHISDPVGSMQLCNVDRRFSIDLFSACCRLLYNVLKHHKSECKRSIAVLEASMCVLLECLETVDSKSLIRNGYFSWEVEEGVKCAYSLRRIYEEIRHQKDVMGQHCSQFLSNYIWIYSGNGPLKTGIKREIDDALRPGVYALIDACSAEDLQYLHTVFGEGPCRNTLATLQHDYKLNFQYGGKV is encoded by the exons ATGAAAGGAAATGATGATGGGAAGGATTGTGAGACTGTGAAGATTTCACGTGTTGTAATATTTCTTAATGATTGGGTTCAGTCTTTGTTGATTCCTTCAGGGAAGAGAATTAAGAATGATGAAGAAAAGGAGAAGCCTCATGGTCAAGTTGAGACATGTTTGGACTTTAGATGTTGGAAAGTTTTTAAATTCTGCTTGGAGCAATCATTAAAATTGCATATTCCTTTGAATTTTTCGAGAAACCTTTTACGGTCGTTTTCTTTCTTTGCAAATGATACATTGTCTTTAATCAACAATGTATCTTCATCTTTGATAGGATCATATTTTGTTGGTGAAGGGTTTGAGTTGCATAAAGATGTGCTTGATTGTGTCTTGTTATTGTTCTCAAGTCATGGTGGTTTGTCAAATGAAAATTTAGAACTGTGGCTTTCGACTGTTGTTACAGTGCTTGAGCTTGTTCACAAGATTTTCGCTGAGAATCTGGTTACTGGAGATGCGGGTGTTTATGTATTGCGGTTCTCGTGCTTGATATTTGAACCGTTTGCCAAGTTTTTGAGGGCACACCCTTGTAAAAAAAAtgccttttctgattttattgaCAAACTTCTTGAACCTCTATTGCATCTTCTCGGTATCTTGCATAGTGAAATGGATGAATGTTGTCTTGATTGGAAAAGAAATTTGTTGAAGTTAGTTGAAGATATTTTGTCTCATGGGTTGTTTCATCCTGTGCATATTGACGGGTTTTTGTGCTTACGTGGTTCAGAAAAGTATGCTGCAGACCATAGTGAGGCTAAAACTGACACTAAAACAGTCATTATGAGTTACCATAGACACTTGTTTACTAAATTGGAAGAGGTTATGGCTACAAAGAAGGAATTGGCAACAAGTAGCATAGGAAGGTTATTTCGCCTGCTTGTTGATCGAATTAAAAATCCTAAAGGAGCTTTAGTGATCTCTGAAAATACCACGATGGCAGAGAAAACCGAGTGTTCAACACAACTAGAAGGTAATATGTTGGGTGATACGTCTACAGCATTTTCTCAAAGTAGCACAGTTTTAGAACAGAGTAACTGCTCAACTTTTATAACCGCAGAAAAACGAAAGTCCCTTCTTAACTTTTTTGTATGTGTTATGGAACCTCTTTTGCTTGAGATTAATGGCCACCATCAATCAAAACAAGGAGGGGAATCTGTGTTTTCGGATGCCCTTTGTACACTTAAATCTATAAATAGTTTACTTGCTAGCTTTATGCACGAAAAGGTGTACTTGAGAACAGAGGATGCTTCAGAGGGAGCTTGCCTTAATTTCTTGAAGAATGTTTATGATACAGTAACATTACTGTCATCTAATTTAATCAAATCTTATAAGTTTGATGTTGATAACAGAAAGGAGGGGGAAATGCTGGCTTTATTAGCCGAGGAGGTACTTGTTGCTGTTGGTTATATTTTGGAAATTGAGTATAATGTTATGGGGGATGATCTGGTAGGCTTATGGCTTATGATGTTTTCATACTTGGTACTTGGGTTTTCTTTGACCAATGTGGCAGATCAGTTTCCATTATTTAATAAGACATCACACCTTGGGTGCCAATTGATTAATCTCTATAGTCAACTTCGTCAG GTGAATAATGCTATTTTCACAATGTCTAAAGCAATAAGGCTTTTAGCTTTACATGATGGGGATGAAGAAGTGAATTATACTAGATTCTTGACCCCTCAACATAATGAAGGTCACGCAAAGTCAGTTGGAATGTTATTATGCTCGCATGAGTTTAAATATGCCATTCATAGAGCTCTTAAAACCATGCCAGAAGGACAGGCTAGTGCGTGTCTTCAACATTTGATTAAAGATATATCAGAATCTTTGAAATGGATAAAGACTGATGATTTGGTTGTTCGTAAAAAGAAATCTGTCAAACCAGATTCTCAAAATAGCTTTGAATTGCGAGCTGAACTTTTGGGTAGAGGATTGTCTGAAGTGTATGCATTAGTGCTAAACTCACTGCCTGTCACAACGGGTAATAGCAAGCTAGTTGGAGCGTCTGTAAAGGACTTGATAACTGTATTGTGTCCGTACATGAGTAATCTAGTTGGACTACAGCCAGATGCTGCCAACAAGTTCCTCTCTTCTGTCACGGGAATATCTGTTGACTTTGACCTGGCTGGAAACAACGCTGATTTGCAGAGTATTAAATATTCAACTCATTGGATCTTTGTATTCTTCTTTCAGTTGTTCATGTCCTGTAGAATTTTATATAGGCAAGCTGCCAGCTTTATGCCGCCAGATTCCTCGAGAAAGATGTCAGCAGCAATGGGGGATTCATTTATGGCACTCTCTGGTGGAGATTGGATGAATAGGACTGACTGGATGAGTGATGTGTATTTTTCTTGCTTTCTACAACCTTCAGCTCCTCTTCTTACTGTCATTCAAGCTATTTCGAACATCTTTGTGCCTGGTGCTGAAGATTATAGTCCTCTGATTTATGTAATGCATGCTATGGCTCTTCAAAGGCTTGTTGATTTGAACAGGCAGATAAAAGCTCATGAGTATCTGttgcaaaataataataatttggttCAGATTGGGTTGCTTGATGATGGTGACTTGTCACGttataaaaaaagaaacaaaaagctAGAAAAGTGCATCTCTACTCTGATGCAAGAGGCAGAAGGCCTTACTGGTTTCATGATGGAGCATCTATCATTAGTATCTAACTCTCAACAACCAAGTTTCGCTTCAGATGATACGACTTGTAAGGAAAAATCTGCCCGCGAAAGTGGTGAATGGGATTTTAGTGTTACTTCTGTGAACAAGAATTCATTGCCTACTGCAGTTTGGTGGATTCTGTGCCAAAATATTGATCTTTGGTGTACTTATGCTACTAAAAAGAAATTGAAGATGTACCTTACTGTTCTGATCCAAACTTCCATTTTGTGTGGGAGAAACAGCTTTGGGCGGGTTAGAGAGCACCGCAGCGATAAAAACAACCAGCTGAATAGGGTGACCGTGTGGCAAATCTCACTAGAACTCTTCAATAACTCCATCCTATATGAACAACGA TTTGTTCGCAGACATTTGGCATCAAGGTTTTGCCATGCACTGGAGAAATTTGCATTACCATCTAATTGTATTTCATCCGGGAATGTTGATTTTATGTCACCTCCTAATTGGTCTGATGTCTTAAGCGACCTAGAGAAGTCATCGGCAATTGTTCTGGGAAACAAGCATGTCCCATACTGTCAGGACTCAGCCAAAAAACCATACACTCGTTCTTCTGCCAAGCTTTGTTCAGGAAACGGGAATGACCTGAGTACCTTTCCATTGCTCAGTACGGAATTTGCAGTTTCTCAAAGTTTGCTCAATCTCATAGGCTGGATTCCAAAAGAATATTTCAATTCAAAATCATTTTCAATTTTGATGACATCTAttctcaatcttgaaag GCTTGTTATTGGCACCTTATTAGATCGTGAGGGCTCTTCAAACTCACAAAATGGTTATGAGCTTTTCCGATTGTTCTTGTGTTGCCGGAAGGTCTTGAAAAGTATTGTTATGGCTTCTTGTGAGGGGAAGACAGAATCAAACCAAACGTCACTTTGTCTCATGTACTCTGGGAAGTCGCTTCCTGTTTTATGGCTTTTCAAGTCATTATATGTTGTTGTTGGTATTCAGGAGTCACTTTCCAAAAAGAATGATTCTCTTCAAGTTGAtgatatgatattttcattattggaTCACACATTATATGTTTTTTTGACATTGAACAAATATCATTTcaacaaaacaattaaaaatgcTCAGAACTCTTGTGAAGAGCAACAAAATGCCGGAGTTGACTGTGAGCAGAGTGATTTAGTAGAACCCGATCAACCCTTAACCTCTGATTATACTCAAGCCTGGAAAAGTGTGTTCTGTGTCGCTAAAAGCTTCAGAGAGCAGATGCAGGATGGACTTACCTCCTTGAAGTCTCTCATTTCCGATCAAAAAGGGGCTTTTAATGCCGAAGTTGTGGATATTAGTAGGTACTCTACGATCATGACTTGCTTTAGTGGGTTTTTATGGGGCTTGGCATCGATTATGAATCAAACTGATGTGAGAAGTGCCTATCTTAAAGAGATATTATCAGGGAGAGACAATGGTGAATCTGAAATTAACCTTTGTATAACTGTTTTTGTGGAATTCTCTAGTCTACTGGTAGGCATGTTGGTTATAAATGATGCTCAGTATTTTGAAAAAGCGAACAACAATTCCGATCTATTGGGTGAAAAGGAGCTTTTAGCTAAAACTAATGTTGGGAAGAATGATATTTCTTGCGATAAGCAATGCGAAAGTTCTGGTGATGTAATGACATGCTTGGAATCACAAGACATTGATGCTAACTCTGGAATTGGCAGTGTACGCAAGAAGAAGAAGTTGCGGTCAAAAGCTTTAAACTTTACTGCTAGTTTTCTGACTGAGGTCGATTCACTTGATCGTCTACCTCTAAACAAGTCTTTCCTTAGGAGCATGGTAACAGGTGATTGTACTGAAGCAGCATATCTACTCAGGCAGTTGTTGATTGCCTCTTCAGCTATTTTGAGGCTCAATTTGCACATCGATTGTGCTCCCTTGTCTGCAAGCTTGATGAAAATTCTTACTGGCATTTCACAGTTCTTGCTATCAGAATTAGTAGACACAATTCATGTGCCACGACCCTTATCTTTCGTTTGGCTAGATGGTACTGTGAAGTACATAGAGGAAATAGGAAATCATTTTCCTATGACTGATCCCACTTTGTCAAGAAGTCTTTATGTCAAGATGGTAGAGCTGCAGTTAAGGGCCATAGGAAAGTGCATAACTTACCAAGGGAAAAGAGCTACCCTTGCATCTCACGAAACAGAGTCGAACACCAAATTACTTTATGATTATTCAAGACTTTCCGAAGCTTCTCTTCCTCGCAAGCCATGTGGTTTCGATGAATTTAAATCAAGATTGCGATCGTCATTTACGGTGTTCATACAGAAGCCATCAGAGTTGCACCTGCTATCTGCAATACAAGCTATCGAGAGAGCCTTAGTTGGTGTGCAGGAAAGATCCACAATGATTTATGACATACAGACTGGAAGTGCAAATGGCGGAAAAGTTTCCTCAATTGTTGCTGCTGGCGTCGATTGCTTGGATTTAGTTCTCGAGTTTGTTTCAG GACGCAAGCGCCTAAATCTTGTTAAAAGACATATTCAGAGCTTACTTGCTAGTGTGTTCAACATAATTCTACATTTGCAAAGTCCTTTAATATTCTCTGAGAGATTGATAGGTGATACTAATCCAGATCCAGGAGCAGTTATTCTTATGTGTGTTGAGGTACTGATAAGAATTTCAGGCAAACACGCTCTGTTTCAAATGGAGGCTTGGCATTTAGCACAATCTTTGCGGATACCCGGGGCACTTTTTCAGAATTTTCATCAACTTAAACGTTCTAAATCTTCTGTTCGGAACACACCTTCCAATAATTCAGATAACCATATTTCTGATCCAGTAGGGAGTATGCAACTCTGCAATGTAGATAGGCGATTTTCAATTGACCTATTTTCTGCATGTTGCCGGTTACTATATAATGTCCTAAAGCATCACAAAag TGAATGCAAGCGATCCATTGCTGTGCTGGAAGCCTCTATGTGTGTTCTTCTCGAGTGTTTGGAGACGGTGGATTCTAAGTCATTGATCAGAAATGGTTATTTCTCATGGGAAGTGGAAGAGGGAGTAAAATGTGCATACAGTCTCCGAAGGATTTATGAAGAG ATTCGACATCAGAAAGATGTCATGGGACAACATTGTTCTCAGTTCTTGTCTAATTATATATGGATTTATTCAGGCAATGGCCCCCTTAAAACTGGCATCAAGAG GGAAATCGATGATGCGCTAAGACCGGGTGTGTATGCGTTGATAGATGCTTGCTCGGCAGAGGATCTTCAATATCTTCATACTGTATTTGGAG AGGGTCCTTGTAGAAACACATTGGCAACTCTACAACATGATTACAAACTCAATTTTCAGTATGGAGGGAAAGTCTAA